In Candidatus Abyssobacteria bacterium SURF_5, the sequence CGCGATGGACACCCTTGCCGTCCGGCTAGCAGTTCCCCCTGTCGGGCCTGCAAAGGACTTGCACCTTCAAGTGAGTGCGCCCTGCCGGGCACACCAAAAAAAAGGCCGCACCCCGGAAAGGGTGCGGCCCGCGAACAGACAGAGTTTACATTCCCATGCCCATTCCATGCCCATGGCCGTGCGGCATCGGCATTTTAGACTTCTTTTTTTCTTCTTTTTTCTCGCTGATCAAGGTTTCGGTCGTCAGCATGATACCGGCGATGCTGACGGCGTTCTGTACAGCGGTCAGAGCCACCTTCGTCGGGTCGACAATCCCGCTCTTGAGCAGGTTTTCGTACTGCAGCGTGATGGCGTTGAAGCCGAAGGCATGGTCCTTCTTGGCTTTAATGTCCTGAATGACAACCGATCCGTCTTGCCCCGCATTTTGCGCAATGATCCGCGTCGGCTCCTCGAGGGCTCGCTTGAGAATCGATGCGCCCGTCAGCTCGTCGCCCTCGAGCTGAAGCTTGTCGATGGCTGCGGCCGCGCGCAGCAACGTAACGCCTCCGCCCGGAACGATGCCTTCCTGCACCGCGGCTTTCGTCGCGGATACAGCATCATCCACGCGTGCTTTGCGCTCTTTCATCTCGACCTCGGTCGCCGCTCCGACATTTATGATAGCGACTCCGCCCGCAAGTTTCGCCAGCCGCTCCTGCAGCTTCTCGCGATCATAATCGGAAGTGATTTCCTCAATCTGTTTGCGCATCTGGGCGACACGGCCGTCGACCGCCTTTCGGTCCCCGGCGCCTTCGACAATTGTAGTCGTCTCCTTGTCAATCACGATTCGCTTGCAGCGGCCGAGCATGTCCATCGTCACGCTTTCAAGCTTCAGGCCCAGTTCCTCGGCGATCACCTGGCCGCCGGTCAGAATGGCGAGATCCTCGAGCATCGCCTTGCGCCGGTCGCCGAAGCCGGGCGCCTTAACGGCTGCGACCTTCAAGGTGCCGCGCAGCTTGTTGACCACCAATGTCGCCAGCGCCTCGCCGTCGACGTCTTCGGCGATGATGAGCAAGGTCAATCCTGATTGAGCGATGCGCTCCAACAACGGAATCAGGTCTTTCATGCTCGAGATTTTCTTGTCGTGCAGAAGGATCAGCGGATCGGTGAGGACGGCCTCGAGCCGGTTCATGTCGGTCATGAAGTAGGGCGAAATGTAGCCGCGATCGAATTGCATCCCCTCTACGACGCGCAGGCTGCTCTCGAGCGTCTTCGCCTCTTCAACCGTGATGACGCCGTCCTTGCCTACTTTTTCCATCGCGTCGGCTATCATCTCTCCGATCTGGGGATCGTTGTTGGAGGAAATGGTGGCCACCCGGGCTATATCGATGCGCTCCCGGATCGGCCTGCTGTGCGACTTGATGTCCTTAACAACCGCTTCGAGCGCTTTATCCGCTCCCCGCTTCAGTGCCATGGCATTGGCGCCGGAGGCAAGTACTTTCACGCCGCTACGAATGATCGATTGGGCCAGTACTGTGGCCGTGGTTGTGCCGTCGCCGGCGTCGTCCTGCGTTTTCGTGGCGACCTCTCTGAGCAGGCGCGCGCCCATATTCTCAAACGGATCTTCGAGGTCGATGTCTTTGGCGATGGTGACGCCGTCGTTGGTGATGCTGGGCGCCCCGAACTTTTTTTCGAGGATGACGTAGCGTCCGCGCGGCCCGAGAGTGATGCCGACTGTTTTCGCCACCTTATCCACGCCCCGCAGCAGAGCCTGCCTCGCCTGCTCGTCGTACAATAATTCCTTTGCCGGCATACAAACCTCCGTTCCCTATTCTTCAAGGATGGCGAGGATGTCCTTCTCGCTTAAGATCAGATATTCGTCTTTGTCAACACGCACTTCACTTCCCGAATACTTCCCAAAGAGAACGGTGTCACCTTTTTTCACCGAAGGAGGAACAAGATCGCCCCCCTTGAGCCGCCTGCCCGACCCGACTGCGATGACTTTGGCCTTCTGGGGCTTTTCTTTTGCAGTGTCAGGTAAAAAAAGACCTCCGCCGGTCTTTGCTTCGGCTTCAAGCACCTTCACGACAATGTTATCTTTAAGTGGTTTCAGTTTCATATGCTTGCATTCCTCCTTTATGTCCTTAAAGTCAAACTCAACCTTTAACCGTCGACTTTGCTAGCACTCGCCTCGGGTGAGTGCTAAATAGCGATGTTACCCAATACCCCCCTGCAAAATCAACAGAAAATAATGACCAAATCCGCTAATAATAGAAAAATTACGCCAGATTTAGTAAATATAAGGAGTTTCACGCGTTGAAGCGGTGCCGCCGAAAAACGGTCATGTTTTCCCCAGCAAAAACAGATGAGAGCGATTTTATCGCTTTACGCCGGACCTGCGACCAAAGATGCCGTTCCGGACTAATATTCCTATTTAAAACATTGATAAAAAAGGGACTTGGAGAGATACGAAATGGAATCCCTACGCCAAAATCATAGTTTAACAGCAAAAATGGCTTTGGCAAGTTGTATGTATTTCTCGAGGGATACCCGTTCGGGGCGGACATCGGGCGGGATGTCGTTATCAGAAAGGAACTGCTCGAGCTGTTTCTTGGGCATCGAAAGGTCCGCGACGGCCAGCGAATTAGCGATTTTTTTGCGGCGCTGCCGAAAAGCTGCATTGACAATCAAGAAAAATAAACGCCGTTCCGCGGGCGAAAGCTCGATATTGTCGCGAATGGGAAGATGAATTATGGCGGAATCAACTTTTGGGACAG encodes:
- the groL gene encoding chaperonin GroEL, producing MPAKELLYDEQARQALLRGVDKVAKTVGITLGPRGRYVILEKKFGAPSITNDGVTIAKDIDLEDPFENMGARLLREVATKTQDDAGDGTTTATVLAQSIIRSGVKVLASGANAMALKRGADKALEAVVKDIKSHSRPIRERIDIARVATISSNNDPQIGEMIADAMEKVGKDGVITVEEAKTLESSLRVVEGMQFDRGYISPYFMTDMNRLEAVLTDPLILLHDKKISSMKDLIPLLERIAQSGLTLLIIAEDVDGEALATLVVNKLRGTLKVAAVKAPGFGDRRKAMLEDLAILTGGQVIAEELGLKLESVTMDMLGRCKRIVIDKETTTIVEGAGDRKAVDGRVAQMRKQIEEITSDYDREKLQERLAKLAGGVAIINVGAATEVEMKERKARVDDAVSATKAAVQEGIVPGGGVTLLRAAAAIDKLQLEGDELTGASILKRALEEPTRIIAQNAGQDGSVVIQDIKAKKDHAFGFNAITLQYENLLKSGIVDPTKVALTAVQNAVSIAGIMLTTETLISEKKEEKKKSKMPMPHGHGHGMGMGM
- a CDS encoding co-chaperone GroES: MKLKPLKDNIVVKVLEAEAKTGGGLFLPDTAKEKPQKAKVIAVGSGRRLKGGDLVPPSVKKGDTVLFGKYSGSEVRVDKDEYLILSEKDILAILEE